From Bordetella flabilis, the proteins below share one genomic window:
- a CDS encoding Bug family tripartite tricarboxylate transporter substrate binding protein produces MKRLAFLAAALCGFALHNAAAAATYPDRPIRMIVAFGPGTSTDITARLVAEKMATVLGQPVIVENRAGAGGSIGTDLVAKAAPDGYTITLGTVGTLAINKSLYKRLPYDPSTSFVPIAMVGYTPTLLVTRPNAPYATVQELVAYAKANPNKITFASAGPGTSGHLAGALLGEMSKTDMLHVPYKEGAQAVTAVMSGETDFLFYHPTAVMPQVRAGRLKALAASAARRSALAPDVPTMQESGFAGFDLTAWFMLAAPANIPANVQATLSRAAAQVLGDPTVQKRLAELGVEPSTLATADLPPFIKEETAKWAHIVVQANAALD; encoded by the coding sequence ATGAAACGCCTGGCATTCCTGGCCGCCGCGCTCTGCGGCTTCGCGCTGCACAACGCCGCCGCGGCGGCAACCTACCCCGACCGTCCCATCCGCATGATCGTGGCCTTCGGACCGGGCACGTCGACGGACATCACGGCCCGCCTGGTGGCGGAAAAGATGGCCACCGTGCTGGGCCAGCCCGTCATCGTCGAAAACCGCGCCGGCGCGGGCGGCAGCATCGGCACGGACCTGGTGGCCAAGGCCGCGCCCGATGGCTACACCATCACCCTGGGCACCGTCGGCACGCTGGCCATCAACAAGTCGCTGTACAAACGGCTGCCCTACGACCCGTCGACCTCCTTCGTGCCCATCGCCATGGTCGGCTACACCCCCACCTTGCTGGTGACTCGTCCCAACGCGCCCTATGCCACCGTGCAGGAGCTCGTCGCCTATGCCAAGGCGAATCCGAACAAGATCACCTTCGCCTCGGCCGGCCCGGGCACCTCCGGCCACCTGGCCGGCGCGCTGCTCGGCGAAATGAGCAAGACCGATATGCTGCATGTCCCCTACAAGGAAGGGGCGCAGGCCGTCACCGCCGTCATGTCCGGGGAAACCGATTTCCTGTTCTACCACCCCACCGCCGTCATGCCGCAGGTCCGGGCCGGCCGCCTGAAGGCCCTGGCCGCCAGCGCGGCGCGCCGTTCGGCCCTGGCGCCCGACGTGCCCACCATGCAGGAATCCGGCTTCGCGGGCTTCGACCTGACGGCCTGGTTCATGCTGGCCGCGCCCGCGAACATCCCGGCGAACGTCCAGGCCACGCTGTCGCGTGCGGCGGCGCAGGTCTTGGGCGATCCCACCGTGCAGAAAAGGCTGGCGGAACTGGGCGTGGAGCCGTCCACCCTGGCCACCGCCGACCTGCCGCCCTTCATCAAGGAAGAAACGGCGAAGTGGGCCCACATCGTCGTGCAGGCGAACGCCGCGCTCGACTAG
- a CDS encoding CaiB/BaiF CoA transferase family protein has product MAGVLAGIRVVEQGTFITGPAAGMLLADLGADVIKLEHPDKGDPFRAFKGGLYSPHFQTYNRNKRSITLDTRSENDLDSFDALIASADVFIQNFRPGVADRLNAGEARLRAINPRLIYCAISGFGNDGPAASRPAYDTVAQAASGFLGLLVNPANPRVVGPAIADSLTGFYAAYGILGALHRRTQTGEGATVSVSMLEAMTHFNLDAFTHYLSEGEVMGPYSRPSVSQSYVLECADGKWIALHMSSPEKFWRGLAEAIERPTLFDDPAFRTREDRIANHEALIALLRGVFKTRTRSQWCERLQAGDVPHAPMYDASEALNDPQARHLELEVATRHPVMGEFRTVRSPVSFDGVRPTTVTAPPTLGEHTEEILAELRRP; this is encoded by the coding sequence ATGGCAGGGGTGCTCGCGGGCATACGCGTGGTGGAGCAAGGCACATTCATTACCGGCCCGGCCGCTGGCATGCTGCTGGCCGACCTGGGCGCGGACGTCATCAAGCTGGAACATCCCGACAAGGGCGATCCCTTCCGTGCCTTCAAGGGTGGGCTGTACAGCCCGCACTTCCAGACCTACAACCGCAACAAGCGCAGCATTACGCTGGACACGCGGTCGGAAAACGACCTGGACAGCTTCGATGCGCTGATCGCCAGCGCCGACGTCTTCATCCAGAACTTCCGTCCGGGGGTCGCCGATCGCCTGAATGCCGGGGAAGCGCGCCTGCGCGCCATCAATCCGCGCCTGATCTACTGCGCGATCAGCGGCTTCGGCAATGACGGCCCGGCGGCATCCCGTCCCGCCTACGACACCGTGGCCCAGGCGGCAAGCGGCTTCCTCGGCCTGCTGGTCAATCCGGCCAACCCGCGCGTCGTCGGTCCCGCCATCGCGGACTCCCTGACCGGGTTCTACGCCGCCTACGGCATCCTCGGCGCCTTGCATCGGCGCACGCAGACCGGGGAAGGCGCCACGGTCAGCGTGTCCATGCTGGAAGCCATGACGCACTTCAACCTGGACGCCTTCACCCACTACCTGTCCGAAGGCGAAGTCATGGGCCCTTACAGCCGGCCCAGCGTATCGCAGTCGTACGTGCTGGAATGCGCGGATGGCAAGTGGATCGCGCTGCATATGTCGTCGCCAGAAAAATTCTGGCGCGGCCTGGCCGAGGCCATCGAACGACCGACGCTTTTCGACGATCCGGCCTTCCGCACGCGCGAAGACCGCATCGCCAACCACGAAGCGCTTATCGCCCTGTTGCGCGGCGTTTTCAAGACGCGCACCCGCTCGCAGTGGTGCGAGCGCCTGCAGGCTGGCGACGTGCCGCACGCGCCCATGTACGACGCCAGCGAAGCGCTCAACGATCCGCAGGCCCGGCATCTGGAACTGGAAGTGGCGACCCGCCATCCGGTCATGGGCGAGTTCCGCACGGTACGCAGTCCGGTCAGCTTCGACGGGGTACGCCCCACCACCGTGACGGCGCCGCCGACGCTGGGCGAGCACACGGAAGAAATCCTGGCCGAACTGCGGCGGCCATAG
- a CDS encoding thioredoxin family protein, which yields MFQDFDPDRPEPTREAVDALKTPTVLEFGANWCPICQAAQPLIKGALADYPAVDHIKVEDGKGKPLGRSFKVKLWPTLVFLRDGQEIARLVRPGNAADIRRAVAAL from the coding sequence ATGTTCCAGGACTTCGATCCCGACCGCCCCGAACCCACGCGCGAGGCCGTCGACGCGCTGAAGACGCCGACCGTGCTGGAATTCGGGGCGAACTGGTGTCCCATCTGCCAGGCGGCGCAGCCGCTCATCAAGGGTGCGCTGGCCGACTACCCCGCCGTGGATCACATCAAGGTGGAAGACGGCAAGGGCAAGCCGCTGGGCCGGTCATTCAAGGTCAAGCTCTGGCCTACCCTGGTATTCCTGCGCGACGGCCAGGAAATCGCCCGGCTGGTCCGGCCCGGGAATGCGGCGGACATCCGGCGCGCAGTGGCGGCACTTTAG
- a CDS encoding ArsR/SmtB family transcription factor: MLNTSTLAQTAALLGDLARASMLTALMDGRALTATELAGVAGVTPQTASGHLARLVEAGLVEVERQGRHRYHRVASPAVARMVESMMSAAAELGDRRVAAHQRPVRVGPRDAALRYARTCYDHLAGELAVAMTDRMVARGQIQLSADGGVLTERGAVFLSGLGVDLQSASLHPAPGKRGRTFCRPCLDWSERRPHIGGALGAALCRCCFTHGWLRREAGSRALGITPAGRAALREAFELD, from the coding sequence GTGCTCAACACATCGACACTCGCGCAAACCGCCGCGCTGCTGGGCGACCTGGCCCGCGCCAGCATGCTCACCGCGCTGATGGATGGACGTGCCTTGACCGCCACCGAGCTGGCCGGCGTGGCGGGCGTGACGCCGCAAACCGCCAGCGGTCATCTGGCGCGCCTGGTGGAGGCCGGACTGGTGGAAGTCGAGCGCCAGGGTCGCCATCGCTACCACCGCGTGGCCTCGCCGGCGGTCGCGCGCATGGTGGAAAGCATGATGTCCGCGGCGGCGGAACTGGGCGACCGCCGCGTGGCGGCACACCAGCGGCCCGTGCGCGTCGGCCCGCGCGACGCCGCCCTGCGCTATGCGCGCACCTGCTACGACCACCTGGCGGGCGAACTGGCGGTGGCCATGACCGACCGGATGGTGGCGCGTGGCCAGATCCAGCTTTCGGCGGACGGCGGCGTACTGACCGAACGCGGCGCGGTCTTCCTGTCCGGTCTGGGCGTCGACCTGCAGTCCGCTTCGCTGCACCCCGCGCCCGGCAAGCGGGGACGCACCTTCTGCCGCCCGTGCCTGGACTGGAGCGAGCGCCGCCCGCATATCGGCGGCGCCCTGGGCGCCGCGCTGTGCCGCTGCTGCTTCACCCACGGCTGGCTGCGCCGGGAGGCCGGCAGCCGGGCCCTCGGCATTACGCCGGCCGGGCGCGCCGCGCTGCGCGAGGCCTTCGAGCTGGACTGA
- a CDS encoding MFS transporter codes for MMQHRLSAHPRPFGPWVVRAAFVLAFFGWGVGFYGPPIYLAQVVARTGWPVSLVSAAVTVHFLCGVVVIACLNRLYARVGVAAVMGAGCVVAALGILGWSLAAQPWQLFAAALATGSGWVTLGAVAVNAVVSTWYSDGRPLALAKAYNGASVGGAVFAPLWVWLIARYGFTAAAAAVGAAMVLVIWLLAYGVFSRRPPDMAARSDGEDPSRRPGNNAGGPALPPHRGSLWRDPGFATLAAAMSLALFAQAGLLTHLYALLALTLGSQHAGWLVGAATACAIVGRSVAAGVVQGGADRRTVAAAGYALQALGSAALLCGYPDRLGLVVAGTLLFGSGIGNATSLPPAIAQADFRPRDVARVVALIVATSQATYAFAPALFGMLRDGAAAGGGSRVLMAAIALHAVAALVLIAGRRRAAPAAGA; via the coding sequence ATGATGCAACACCGGTTGTCCGCGCATCCCCGGCCTTTCGGTCCCTGGGTGGTACGCGCCGCTTTCGTGCTGGCCTTCTTCGGCTGGGGAGTGGGCTTCTATGGGCCGCCCATCTATCTCGCCCAGGTGGTTGCCCGTACAGGCTGGCCGGTGAGCCTGGTGTCGGCCGCCGTCACCGTGCATTTCCTGTGCGGCGTCGTGGTGATCGCCTGCCTGAACCGCCTGTACGCGCGGGTCGGCGTGGCGGCGGTCATGGGCGCGGGTTGTGTCGTGGCGGCGCTGGGGATACTGGGGTGGTCGCTGGCGGCGCAGCCGTGGCAGCTCTTCGCCGCCGCGCTGGCGACGGGCAGCGGCTGGGTCACCCTGGGCGCCGTGGCGGTGAATGCCGTGGTATCCACCTGGTACAGCGACGGCCGTCCGCTGGCCCTGGCCAAGGCCTACAACGGCGCCAGCGTGGGCGGCGCCGTGTTCGCGCCGCTCTGGGTGTGGCTGATCGCGCGCTACGGCTTCACGGCCGCGGCGGCGGCGGTGGGCGCGGCGATGGTGCTGGTGATCTGGCTGCTGGCGTACGGCGTTTTCAGCAGAAGGCCGCCGGACATGGCCGCGCGGTCGGATGGCGAAGATCCGTCCCGCCGGCCCGGAAACAATGCCGGGGGGCCCGCCTTGCCCCCGCACAGGGGCAGCCTGTGGCGTGACCCCGGATTCGCGACGCTGGCTGCCGCGATGTCGCTGGCCTTGTTCGCGCAAGCGGGCTTGCTGACCCACCTGTACGCGCTGCTGGCGCTCACGCTGGGCAGCCAGCATGCGGGATGGTTGGTCGGCGCGGCGACGGCGTGCGCCATCGTGGGCCGCTCCGTGGCGGCAGGCGTCGTGCAGGGGGGCGCCGACCGGCGCACGGTGGCGGCCGCCGGCTATGCCTTGCAGGCGCTGGGTTCGGCCGCGCTGCTATGCGGCTATCCGGATCGGCTCGGCCTTGTCGTCGCCGGCACGCTGCTGTTCGGTTCGGGCATTGGCAATGCGACCTCGCTGCCGCCGGCGATCGCCCAGGCGGATTTCCGTCCTCGCGACGTGGCGCGGGTCGTCGCGCTGATCGTGGCGACCTCGCAAGCGACCTACGCGTTCGCGCCGGCCCTGTTCGGCATGCTGCGCGACGGTGCGGCGGCGGGGGGCGGCAGCAGGGTCTTGATGGCCGCGATTGCCCTGCATGCGGTGGCCGCGCTGGTGCTGATCGCAGGACGCCGGCGTGCCGCGCCGGCCGCCGGTGCGTGA
- a CDS encoding HPP family protein — translation MWTLLKKGLSAFAPAPVGASGRDKLYGALGALLGLLCTEWIGRHALGQANPWFIAPMGASAVLLFAAPASPLAQPWSLMAGNVSAALVGVFFAQSIADPGLAAAGAAAAAIAVMFSLRCLHPPSGAVALTAVLGGPSIAKLGYAYALYPVALNSAALLCIAIVFNGVLKRNYPHRHVVSGQAGLGADSAAATRLGFTGADLDEALRNHDQLLDISKEDLADIVLEAERRASVRRHGDVSCADVMALDIPVLGAEDSVEQAMALFDRHRTAALPVADAQGRLLGMLAQADAAARLRRLELAPPPGEAPRALKVHDCMRSEIAFAAPGMPAIELVRPMAHGVACVPVVDAERVIVGVVRQADLIDALYQMTLAAPDHVPAPRLEAAA, via the coding sequence GTGTGGACCTTGTTGAAGAAGGGCTTGAGCGCATTCGCGCCGGCGCCCGTCGGCGCCAGCGGGCGTGACAAGCTTTACGGCGCGCTGGGCGCGCTGCTGGGATTGCTGTGCACCGAATGGATTGGCCGGCATGCCTTGGGCCAGGCCAATCCCTGGTTCATCGCGCCCATGGGTGCGTCGGCCGTATTGCTGTTCGCCGCGCCGGCCAGCCCCTTGGCGCAGCCCTGGTCCCTGATGGCCGGCAATGTCTCGGCTGCGCTGGTCGGGGTCTTCTTCGCCCAGTCGATCGCGGATCCCGGCCTGGCGGCGGCCGGCGCGGCGGCTGCGGCCATTGCCGTCATGTTCTCGCTGCGTTGCCTGCACCCGCCCAGCGGCGCGGTGGCCCTGACGGCGGTGCTGGGCGGGCCATCCATCGCCAAGCTCGGCTACGCGTACGCGCTGTATCCCGTGGCGCTGAACTCGGCGGCGCTGCTGTGTATCGCCATTGTGTTCAATGGAGTGCTGAAGCGCAATTATCCGCATCGCCACGTCGTCAGCGGCCAGGCGGGCCTGGGGGCGGATTCGGCTGCGGCAACGCGATTGGGCTTCACCGGCGCGGACCTGGACGAAGCCCTGCGCAACCACGATCAATTGCTGGACATCAGCAAGGAAGACCTGGCCGATATCGTGCTGGAGGCCGAACGGCGTGCCAGCGTGCGGCGCCATGGCGACGTGTCCTGCGCCGACGTCATGGCCCTGGACATCCCGGTGCTGGGCGCGGAAGACAGCGTGGAACAGGCCATGGCCCTGTTCGACCGGCATCGCACGGCGGCGCTGCCTGTCGCCGACGCGCAGGGGCGGTTGCTGGGCATGCTGGCGCAGGCGGACGCCGCCGCGCGCCTGCGGCGGCTGGAACTGGCGCCCCCGCCCGGCGAAGCCCCGCGCGCGCTGAAAGTGCATGACTGCATGCGTTCGGAGATTGCCTTCGCCGCGCCGGGCATGCCCGCCATCGAGCTGGTGCGCCCCATGGCCCATGGGGTCGCCTGCGTGCCGGTGGTGGATGCCGAGCGCGTCATCGTCGGCGTGGTGCGCCAGGCTGACCTGATCGACGCCCTGTACCAGATGACGCTCGCCGCGCCGGACCACGTACCGGCCCCACGGCTGGAAGCGGCGGCGTAG